tgtttgtacaGTTGAACATCTTGAAATTTTTTCAAGTTGAGGCACATAATTTGGGTATTGATTTCACTTCTTTATTAAGccctaaattctattttttcaaCCGTGGCCCTTTTTGGCACAAAACTTTGAGATTGATTTCACATCTTTATTAACACCAAAGTTCTATCTTTTCTCCCAATCTCTTCAACTTACGCACAGAAAGCCTTTTTTACTTCTCCGAAGTAGTTTTTTTGaggatttcaattatttttccgaAGCACGTTGTACTGTGATATACTGaggattatatatattattatacttaattttatttggaaatatgtttcttacatattataaattcaaatattaaagataagCAAACATGTACTTATAtacttaattgtaattattgtaaatatgcattataataatactattgtttatcgtataaatatcgtgtaaattaatcataatataatatattacagccataatttaaatttatatcaattatattgttgtaaacaAGTCAACAACTCCAAAGTAGTTTTTTTGaggatttcaattatttttccgaAGCACGTTTTACTGTGATATCTCaggacaatataattattttgcttCGAATACTAAAATGTGGGCGTTTTTGGAATTCTGGGGCCACTTTTGTATTTTGGtgatttggttttttatttgtacCCAGTTGGTTTTGTTCTCCCTGATCATTATGCTGTATCTGCCAGATTTAAGATTAGTCTCATAGAAAATGCAGCTGTGTAGCTTTAGGAGTGATTGTGAATTTTCAGTACAGACGTTGGCAAAGcctttattttgtaattacagAATATATAATCCCCAGGATTGCTATTATAGGAGTTTTCCAACTGTAATTGAATAATCAAAACTTTGTTGGTAATTTTTGGATCAACCTGAACATTATGAGGTTTAGCCTTGTTACAACTTAAACATGAAGTCCAGGTTTTTGGACGTTCGAAATCCATAAGTGTTTTTAACTCATACGTTTATTCGAATCATTTTTTATGGGTACTCGCATAATATTTGATTGAAATTCTTGGACATTTTTACAAGAACATACAATGcaagttttaatataaacacCCTTGAACGAAACGATATCATTAATTTGATTacttttattcaaaattgattGTAAGAAGTTGggtattgttatgttattatttgttgcAAACGTATACTCGTGTCCAGCGAAAAGCATAAATTCTCGCAAATCTTGCAATCTGTTTGCCCAGTAATTATTGATCATCACGTTCAAGATATGATCTGGtggaagtttttttatttgattcctCAATGTTGGATTTGATAACAGTAAGAGGAATGTAACCGCTGCAAATGAGTTGTAACCGTCTTCTGGGAACCCTCTGAGATTGGATATGTTATTTGCTGGATCATTATTCTGTTGAACTTCTAAAACTTCTCTTGGAATAGCCCAAACCTGTTCAACATGGTTATGATCACGGCAACCCGTGGCGGGAAGACAATAACCTACCAAGTCGGGTCTAAATTTTTGTCTCAAGAAGTTGTATTGCAAGATTGCTAGTGTATCTGCAACAACTTTAaaagtatcataatttattaggtGTAGGCCATTCAGAGAAGTGACTCTAGATAGGGCTACATATATTTGTCCCTTTGCAAAATTGTGCACCCCTGCGTCAATGACTACAGTCTTTAAGCTAATGCCTTGACTTTTGTGTACGGTTATAGCATAGCTCAAGATCAAAGAAAACTGCTCTCTATTGACGTAAACGCCAGTTGATATTTCAAAAGTGACCCTTATCCGTTCAATTCCATGGATTTCTCCACTCAATAATCTAACATTGACTTTTTCAACCTCACCGGTTACAGATCTTGTAATTGAGTCTACTACACATAGAGTTCCATTAACTAATCCAAGTGAAGTATCAATATTACGTCGGATCATGACttttgcattttatttaatCGTGATTTTCTTGGGCAAACCAGCCGTGACAGACGAGTcttcatttttttctaatttcatTTACGTAATGAATGCTCTCCTGTTATAGCGTTAATAACACTACTAAACAGCTCACaattgtcaaaataaaatataaatgtttataattattatataatatataattattaattataaatttatattaataatacaattatttaataataattattattaatatagtattaaaatagtaataataggtacatatttacgTAGCTGTtgttttgtaacaataaatcgCGTAAAATAacgtatgtaataatgtaaatgCACGAGACCTCGGTATCGCAACAACGCgagtacttaaaaatattttataatttaataaaaataaataataattaataataattctgcaAACGTAAAACGTACCTGCTAATGTCAATCATACGAATTtgtgacaaaaaaattatacttattgtaacaGCAAAATTTACAAATCGTAGTATGTTCCACGGCGTTCGCAGAGTGAATAGAATAGCCATAAAATAGTTAGGTCAAACAGTCGGTGTGCTGTTTATTATCGGTGTTACTTATGCACAGAAAGGAGTCTCTAGCGAGACTCTTCGATTATACTAGTGTTTGTCTagtaataatttagatttgGCCGATTTAAGACTATTATGTGTGTAGTACggaaatttggatattttagggACTGCTAAaaggtatagtaaataatattactttaaaataaaattgtaaatatttttttcttatatattcgctaaattataatgttatacctatatgtttaactgtattaactaggtataaataattataatttttttttttttttttattaatgataaggCTTCAACAACTAAGGTTATTAGCCTGCAGAAGGttataacaatgtaaaattataaatatttacaacttattgtttaaatgtgtataataaaaaaaatttgtatatagcTTCTGTGTTTTCTTCGCTGAGGGCAAGTCGGAGAGAAGatgaatttttgaatattttccgaGCTACGGCGTATTTTGGACATCTAGTGACAATGTGGTCGATCGACAGGTCCACGTTGCATGCGTCACATTGTGGAGCAGGTTCCTTGGTGATGAGGAATGAGTGGGTGAGATGAGTGTGGCCTATTCTGGCACGGGTTATAATGACCTTATCCCTTCTTTTGAGGTTACAGGAGAAGTTCCATTTTTTTATAGAGGGCTTGATATTTCTCAGTTTATTTGAAAGAGGGACGCTGGTCCATTTTGTTTGCCATGTGTCAGAGATTTTGGTGTTAATAATGTCGAGCAACTCTGAGGATGTAGTTAGgtttatttttaaggcattatgAGGAAGTGTGGCTTCATTTGCGGATTTATCTGCTCTTTCATTGCCAGAAATGCCGACGTGAGAGGGGACCCACATGAAAGAGAAAGTTTTGTTAGAGATAGATATCAGTTTTTGGATGTGTTGTACAAGTTCATTCTTGGAGTATGGATTCGAGATAGATATTAAAGCACTCAGAGAGTCACCTATGATGGTGAAAGAATCCGAACTTGAGGAGGAGGCGATTTTCAGTGCTTCAAAGATGGCGTAAGTTTCTGCTGTGTAGATATTAGTGCTAGGAGGGAGTGAGAATTTATGATTTTCATGACCTATGATTGTTGCAAAGCCCACTCCATTAGAATTTTTGGATGCATCAGTGTATATGTGTGTGCTGCTGGAGTATTGTTGGGACATTATTTCCGAGAAGAGATTGCGGATGATAGTGCTGTCAGTGGAGTGTTTGCAGTAGTTGGTGAGTTGAGTGTTGATATTCGGAGACCACAGCCAAGGGGGCGACGGACGTTGTACTTTGCTCAATGTTTGAGTTTGAAGGCTGAGGTTATCActgataattttgaaatattcaaaaatagttTTCC
This genomic window from Metopolophium dirhodum isolate CAU chromosome 1, ASM1992520v1, whole genome shotgun sequence contains:
- the LOC132934123 gene encoding uncharacterized protein LOC132934123, with amino-acid sequence MSQQYSSSTHIYTDASKNSNGVGFATIIGHENHKFSLPPSTNIYTAETYAIFEALKIASSSSSDSFTIIGDSLSALISISNPYSKNELVQHIQKLISISNKTFSFMWVPSHVGISGNERADKSANEATLPHNALKINLTTSSELLDIINTKISDTWQTKWTSVPLSNKLRNIKPSIKKWNFSCNLKRRDKVIITRARIGHTHLTHSFLITKEPAPQCDACNVDLSIDHIVTRCPKYAVARKIFKNSSSLRLALSEENTEAIYKFFLLYTFKQ